The DNA region CCAAAGATATTGCGAGGGGGCTAGGAAGGAAGATAACAAAACAGACCTCAAATCAAATGCTCCACCGTCCAAACTAAAGTCCATTATGCACAGCACAGCTATTGGTTGGTCTTGCATTGCTCACGCTTTTTTTTGTCCCAATTCCAATGTATATATCCAACAAACCGAAAGTATGTACGTAACGCGCTAAACTACATATTTATAAACCCTAAAAAAATATCAAGGCTCAATGGCATTTTTCCCCCTCTAGTATCATTAGTATAATCAATTTTCGTGTTTTACAACGAGCGATTGTGGTTCCTTGCATTTGTTTGATTTTGCAACTATGTCGTATTTTCATCAAAAACTAAATGTAAAAGACCACAATCGTTTGTTTAAAACACGAGAACGAGATGTAAGATGACAAAATTCAACACAATAAACAAATTCATCAATATCTAATTAGGAGATGTATAATACAGAATTTAAAGgggataaattttatttttctcttgggCGCGACGACCCCATTTCAGAACTCAATTTCATCATAATTATGATACTAGACGAACTAAAAGTGCTATTAAAATCTAACTTGAGGATAGCTCATATGTGTGATAGAACTGATTCTCATGGATGCAAACTTGCTAAAACTCATGTTGTAAAATGAAAGACACATCACACATCTATTTTTTGTTGTACCATTAGTTCTCAATCTACTATCACTCATACTTTTCATCGATAACAGTGCTCTGCATGAACCACTACCCGCTTCTCCAGgactatgttttctttaataTACAGCACACACTGTTTTTTAAGCTTAGTTAATATAGGACGGTCTTGGACTGTTTAGATAACTTCCACCTGAAATTGTGGTGGTTCATAGCACAAAATTTTGATCACTCTTCCCTTCAATCTCTTCTGTCTCTCTGCCTCCAAATTCTGTCTCCTATAAATATTTTGACACTGAAGCTGATAATCGTAAAGCAGGTGAAGCTTCTATTGATCACTCTGTATAGCAGGTTTCATTTCATTCTCCGTATCTAtcttttcacttttcttttaTCAAGTGTACAAATTGCTTCATCAAGTAATCTGGCTATAGAAGTTTGATGAAGATCTTATTTGggtttcttcatttcttcttttAGATTATCAAAGTTTATATTTCCTTGTGGGGGATGAGAAATTGGTTAAATAATCTGCCTCTGAAGTTTGCCTGAAGATTTTGCCGAAGTTGTACTTGTGTTTAAAATTGACCTCATCTTTTATAAGATTAATTCAGTGAAGATTTTGGAAAATTTGAGTGAAGTTTAATCAGGATATTCTTAGATTTCGGTTAGgtttgctctaccctttataaacatTTATTAGACCATatatctagtcaatgtgagacttctcaacataTACATATATGAATAGTGGCGCTGCAAAGTCACTTTTGCTTCTGTTTTCTTGAATCTCTATcagataatttatttaatactaACCCTTTTTTTCTGCTTCTTGGATTCTGTTTGATAATGTTATAGGTATTGGACAAAATTGTATACTATACACATAACGATTTGAAGTGACTAAAGCATTCAGAATTTGTCAGATAGTGATAGAATCGAAAATGGAAGGTAGTTTATTTCCACCTTGGAAGAATGAGTCCTGGCATGGGTTAGAGTCAGAGGAGGGTGTGGAGGAACATGAGCAACTCAAAATGGTGCCATCCTTGCCAGCCATACCTGAGCCACCGACACCCCTTGAGCCCATGGAGTTTTTATCCAGGTCATGGAGTCTCTCTGCTTCAGAAATTTCAAAGGCTCTTTCAGAGAAACAACACAAACAAACCTTGCTTCATAAGAGTCCACCACACACTTTAGCAGAAGCTATTTCCAAACCTCAATTAGCAGTAAGCCATTCTCCTCCAACTTTTAACCTTTCCTCTCACAAAATGACCATTTGTAATTGATTGAATTGAATGTATATTGAGTAACAATTGTTTTAAGTGTTCTAAACTTCTAGTAGCATGTTTGGTTTTATGCTGAAATATTCTAGTTAAAAGTTACAAGTTTTaatgtgtgtttggattagcgtaagcaaaattgattttgaagttgATTCAACTAAAATTACATCCGGCAAATATGAGTTAAAGTTGTGTGATTTATGTTTCGGTACCTTTATGGAAAAAAGTGGTTTTGTAGGGCAACGTTATGCAATTGAGTtataaattttagaattaattaCGTAGAAGCAACTATGTGCTAAGAGGATCCAATTCTTGACCAATGAAATCAATTTTACTATCATTTCAACtggttagaattgattttaaccAACTGGGAATGATTCTATTTTCCAAACATTATCTTAGTTTCTGATTAAAGGTGAATTTTGTGCAAATTGTATTGTGAAACCAAACAAGCATGGACCGGATCACAAAAAGACTAAAGAAATTGAAATTCAAAGATGAATAAAAACATTCTTTTGATACATTGTGTGGTTTCATGCTACCTTTTTGCAGCTAGGCAATATCACACCTTCTTCTAATTGTAGAAGAATAGGTACCATTGGAAAATGGTTACATCACAAGCATCGTACCAATACAACAAACATCACAattaagaagaaagaaaaggcaCGTCTAGAAAATGCACGTGTACATTCTGCTATTTCCATTGCTGGTTTAGCCTCTGCACTGGCTTCTGTCGCTGTAGTAAAGGACCCTTCTAGTGACTCTCACACCAAATTGGATCTTGCAATGGCTTCAGCCACAAAGCTCTTAGCATCATATTGTGTTGAAATGGCGGAGTTAGCCGGAGCTGATCACGACCGTCTGGCTTCTACTGTCAAATCTGCGGTTGATATTCAAACCCCTGGTGATCTAATGACTCTCACTGCTGCAGCTGCAACAGGTAGTTTCTCAATCTATCTACTTTGGGAAAATGTTTGTAAGTTTTGTTATATAAGGTATTGATAGGATGAATGTATTAACTAACTTCTATTTAATCAGAATCAAATCTGTCACTATATAGGCTTGATTTCCATCTACATTGTcatccagaattgattttactcTATATTAGAATTGAGTATGTGAGGTTTCTCAACGTAAAAACAAACTATATAGGCTTCTCTGGAATTTAGAATTAAATGTAGAAATGATTTCCAAACAATGAATGAATATTGATTTTTCCTTGCTACATTATTTTCTTGATGCAATATCAGCTCTGCGAGGAGAAGCAGCTCTTAGAGCTCGATTGCCAAAAGAAGCAAAGAAGATTGCATCTATAAGTCCCTATGACAGAGCAATAGCAGCAGAAACGCATTTGCTTCCTGCTTTTGATGGTGAGAAGTTGGAACGTCATCCTCCATGCGTTGGAGACTTGTTGCAACTCACAGAAAAAGGTGATTTATGAGGACTTAGTTTTCTCTTCCAATAATAATACACATTATTCTATTTGGTTATCATTATTTCTAATCAAAGGTTAGTGCACTTTTTCTCAGGTGCATTAAGATGGAAACATGTCACTGTTTACATCAATAAGAAAAGTCAGGTACACTAATCAGTACCTAACAAACAATGTTCATGTGGTTAAATGTCTTATTCATTCACagatataagaaattaaatgtCTTGTTTTTTCAGGTTAAACTTAAGATCAAAAGTAAGCATGTTGGAGGAGCTTTCTCCAAAAAGAATAAATGTAAGTGCTTTTTAGCATTAAAGAAACTCCTCACAAATAACAATTATGCACATATCTTGCAATTGGGTATTTTCTAATACAATGTAACATTTGTTGTTACCAGGTGTGGTATATGGAGTTTGTGATGAAGATACTGCATGGCCATATAGAAAAGAAAGGGAAGCCTCAGGAGATCTCTATTTTGGTATCAAAACTGCACAAGGTCTTCTAGAATTCAAGTGCGAGAGCGAGCTCCACAAACAAAAATGGGTTGAAGGGATAGAGTTTTTACTTGGTCGTGTCAACTCTTTTGAAGCAACAGAACGATCTCTGCTCTTTTTAAATATCAGTACCAGCACTTGATTTGTTTGGATTGTACATGTTACATCTAAAATTTTGCCAAACAACTATACTCCTAAGAATGTTATACCTATAtgacaaagaaaatgaaacaatAATAGTCATACTAGAGTTGTTTATGACCCAAGAACAATTAGTTCACAAATAAAAATGGTTTTTCTGTAACTTAATTGAAAGTATATTGTAAATAACAAGCATAGTTCATGGTGCCCTGTTCGTTAATACTACTTAACACTAATTTAATGCCTATTGATAAGAactaaaaacataaaaatgaacTCATTCAACATCAACCTCTTTTTTATTTAGAAAAGGTTTGAAATTGTGATCCACTAACACGATTGCTCTCACAAGGTAACGAATTTTGGTTCCCCACAAGCATCCCAACCACAATTGCACTCGCATCAGCCCACATTTGTCGGTAACCCTACAACCACAACAGAAAAGGAGGATGCTTCATTGATTATCCATGACATCCACATTGACACTTTTCCTTGATGCAGCTTCTGATATTGCAATCTGAAGGACAAAGCTTTGAGCAATCTTCATCAAGGGCACAAGTTGAATTTGTCAAGGTTTTGGTAGCTGAGTGTCCTGATCCAAAAGGGCATGCACATTGGTCATTGACGCAAACACTAGGCAACCTAAGGCAGAGTTTTTCGCAGCCTCCTCCATCACATTGGCTTTCACAATCTGCATCACTTTTACATTTGTAAATTTGTTCTTGTGCTTCTACTACCATCCTTCTGAATTGTACACCTGCAAACAAAAACATGTAAACCTTTTAAgcttcatatttttttatgtgtGATTCTGAAATGTTGTGTGTTAGGAAGGGGAGGGAGAAAGACAAACTAGATGTGACTGTGAGAGTGAAGATGATTATCAAGAAAGCCAAATTGGCTGAAGCTGCGTTCATGTTTAGCTGGCACAAAATTAATATTCCTCTGTTATGTTAAGAAATTTGAGTATCAACAAAGCCAATTTGATCCTTATAGTATTTTACTATTTTAGTTATTCATTATTTAGTTTTGTACATGACATGCATTTGTTAATGGTGTGATTAATTGGTAGGTTGACGTTAGGTTAAACACATGTTAGTAGCTATCAAAGTCTTGGCCCTTTTCCCTTTTTGCTGCCAAGTGCTCTGCTATTACTTGATCCAATTCCTgattttttcctcttttttttttggtcaatttgATTTTTTCCTCTAAGAACATCAACCCAAcactttttttgtcaaaatattCTTTAGCCACTTCAGCCTTCTGGTTGTTCACTTGGGCCTCCCAGCCCAATTCTACTCTAGGCCTCAGAAATTAAACTCGAGGCCTAGCTTCTAAATTATGTTTCTGTGAATTTAAACGTGCTATTCTACCAAAAGCTTGGGTCTTTCTCAGATATGAGAAACTACAGGGGGTATGTTTTAAATGTGGAACCATAGGTCATGAGCAAACGAGCTGCAAAAAGCCCAAGGCATACTCTCTACTAAATCCTTTGATTCCTAGATACACTCAAGCTCTCAGTACCCCTCCTGCTCGTTCCCTTACAAGCCTAGCTGCAGGAAGCTCCACACAAGGGAAAGAGGGAGATAAAGCAAATCCTCAGAAAGAACAACAAGGAGGTTCTGTTGAAGATGCGGAACTTGCTTACTGGAAGGCGAAGCTGGGCTCGAAACCAAGAGGCTTTGTAGTATCTGCTGAGAACACAAGCGAAAAAGCTCAAAGCACTGATGCTCCACAAAACCAACAAACCCCTGAGGATAATACAATAAGACAGAACGAGGAAACACATAACATGGAGGTGGAAAGAGATACTCATTCTCTGAGAGCTGAATCCCCTGAATATTTTGACCCGGAACCGGAGGAGGAAAGACCTCGCTCCCCAAATCTTATAGCGGAATTACATGGCTTCTCTCCTTCTGAAATTTATCGAGAAGACACATCTGAACTGAGAAGAGAAAGTGATATGCCCCCTGTTTACCCCCTCAGATTCAGCCAAAGGCTAGTGGGTGATGAGGTCACTACTAACCAAAACCAGCTTTCCAGCactgaagaagaacaagaaataGACGAATATGGTAGTAACCTCTCAAATGAGGCCATTCAGAGGTCAAAGTTAAGAGTTGCCCAGATAAATGCTGACCTAGGGGAATTTGGTATGAGAGCTAGGAATGCAGAAATTATGAAAGCTCAGGGTATGGAACACGCCCCTCTTTTCTCCCAAGCTGTCCTTACCAATAGACCAGCTAATATGATGGAGTGGTATGGTAATCCAGTGAATATAGTCCAACCTACATATGCTACTGTTGATCAAGTGTCCCCAAGCACAGCTCCCTGCACTTCCACTCAAACAGGTGGCATTGCCCCTTACAACATCAGAACCTTCAGAAGGATCCCCCGAAGCATTTATGTAACTAAACATTACACAGTAGAAATTccaagtgatgatgatgatgaggagcAAAGTCTGAATCCCAACCAACTAAGCCCAAGATGTGAACAATTACTAGCTACGGGGCTTGAGAGCGGGCTAACCCTGAAGAGAGCAAGGGAGAACACTGGGAGGGCAGAAATAATAACAATGGATCAATGTGAAGCAAAGAAGAGGAGGATGGAAGTTAAAAGGAAAATTGTTGAACTTAATGTTACAGAGGCTGAGGAGGCGAGCCAAAACTTGCCCCCTAAGGGGCCATGAATACACTCTGTTGGAATTGTCGGGGAGTGGCGGCGACCCCGACCAGGAATGAGCTTAGGGAGCTGGTCACTAAGCACAAGCCGTCGATTCTGTTCCTCATGGAAACACGAGCAAGGAGGAACAGAATTGAAACCATAAAAGTTAGTCTAAAATTTACACACTGTTTTGTTGTGGAACCAGTTGGACTGTCTGGAGGATTAGCTCTCTTCTGGTCAGATAATGTGGAGTTGGAGGTGGTAGAACATACTCAGAATTTTATTCACTCAGTGATCTCATCTAGAGATGATCCCAGCTCGTGGGAATGTACTTTCACCTATGGAGACCCCAATCCTCAGAGACGGAGAATACTTTGGCACACTATCTCAAATCTAGTTCAGGGCCACTCAATTCCTTGGTGTTGTGTGGGAGATTTTAATGAAATTTTATTCCCCTATGAGAAGGAAGGATTAAGGCCAGCTCAAGCTTCTAGAATACGCATATTCAGGGAATTCTTGCAAAATTCGAATCTGATGGATCTTGAATTAAAGGGCAGCAAGTTCACCTGGTTTAGTAATCCTAGAGAGGGCGTTGTGACCAGAGAGAGAATAGATAGGGTCCTTGCCAACTGGGAATGGAGGTCCCTCTTCCCAAATGCAACAGCTATTGCTTATCCTTCCATCTCTTCAGATCACTCCCCAGTCTATTTGCAACCTCTGCCTAGTACCAGAAGCGGGAAACAGTTTAAGTATGAAATCTATTGGGATGAGCATACTGATTGCAAAGGAGTTGTGAAGGAGGGCTGGGATAGCATTAATGGCAGATTTAACGCGTGGAGAAATCTCTCACATGGATTAATGGCAAGCAGAAGCAAACTCTTAGTCTGGCAGCGAAAAACTTTTGGGGTAGCAGACAAGGAAATTCAGGGTGCAAAAGCTGAAGTCCAATTGGAATTAGATAAAGCTCACAAGGACATTAATTGGGAGAAAGTACATGGCTTAAAAGCCAAGATCAAAGAGCTATGGAGGCAAGAAGAACTCTACTGGAGTCAAAGATCTAGGCTGAATTGGAATCAATTTGGAGATAAAAATACCAAATTCTTCCACGCTACTACCATTCAGCGTCGTAACAGAAACAGGTTGGTCAGGCTCAAGAGTGATGATGGGAACTGGGTAGAAGGGCAGAACAACGTTATGAACGCTTTCCTTGCTCACTACAAGGAAATCTACAAGTCTGATGGGGTACACATGGTAGAAAATTGTCTAGAAGCTGTCCCCAGGAAAGTTACAGCAGGTCTGAATAGACTCCTAATTGAAGAAACTAGTGAGGCAGAAATTGTTGAAGCTTTGAATAATCTGGGCAGCTTAAAAGCACCAGGCCCAGACGGTTTTAATGGCCTCTTCTTCAAAAGTCACTGGGAAACAATTAAAGATAATGTTTGTGATGCTATCTCAGCTTTCTTTAAACGTGGTGAGCTACCTTCAGAGGTGAATGAAACGGTAGTTGCTCTTGTTCCAAAAATCTTAGACCCAGAGAATGTCTCTCAATTTCGCCCGATCAGTTGCTGCAATTTTCTCCTGAAGATGATCTCTCGTATAATGGTGACTAGACTGAAGACTGCATTAAATGGGTTGATCACACCTAACCAAAGTGCGTTTGTGGGGGGACGGCTCATTCAGGATAATATCCTCATTGCTCAGGAGGTTTTCCATGGCCTCCAACATAGAGGCGGGGACCTAAAGGACTGTATTGCTATTAAACTTGACCTTAGCAAAGCTTACGACAGGCTTGAGTGGAATTTCCTTGAGAAATGCCTTGCTGCCTATGGATTCCACCCAACATGGATAACACAAGTCATGACTATTGTTAGAGGAGTGACATACAATTATAAAGTTAATGGGTATCTTAGTGAGAGGCTTACTCCTGAGAGGGGCCTTAGGCAAGGTGACCCACTATCACCATATCTCTTTGTGCTGGCGGCAGATGTTTTATCTCACATGTTATTGAAGGCCAAAACAGAGGGGAAACTAGAAGGTATCAAACTTGCTCCCACAGCACCTAGTCTCACCCACTTGTTTTTTGCAGATGATTCACTTTTGTTTGCTAAAGCTCATCCACAAGAGTTGTACCAAGTTCTGGAGATCTTAAATATTTTCTCTATTGCATCCGGACAAAGAGTTAATACAGCTAAGTCAGATGTCATTTGAAGCTATCACTTATCAGCCCCCAAGAGAACACAGATCCGTACCATTCTAAAGATGGAAATCTGGGCAGATCCAGGCAAGTATTTGGGCCTTCCAGCCATTTGGGGGAGAAATAGGACTGCTTCCTTGATGTGGATAAAGGATAAAATCTTGGGGAAGATGGAGAGCTGGAAAGGATCTTTACTTAACCAAGCAGGGAAAGAAGTTCTTGTTAAATCTGTTATCCAAGCAATCCCAACTTTTGCGATGGCGATAGTTAAATTTCCAAAAACCTTTACCTCATCCCTTAATGCAGCAGTGGCAAAATTTTGGTGGAAGAGCCAAGGGAAAGAGAGGGGAGTTCATTGGAGAAGCTGGCAGCACATTTCAAGGAGCAAAAAGGAAGGAGGTCTTGGCTTCCGGGACTTCCACTATCAAAACTTGGCTTATCTAGCAAAACAAGCGTGGCGATTCGAACACTCTCCTAATGCATTGTGGGTTACTGTACTAAAGGCCATCTACTGTCCCAATGGGAATTTCCTTGAGGAGAAGAAGGGTAGGAACCAGTCTTGGATGTGGACGAGTCTTTTAGAGGGTAGAGATCTCTTGAATTCTGGAGGAAGATGGGCAATTGGTACAGGAGAGAAAATTAATGTTTGGGAAGATAGCTGGATCTGGACAGGGGAAAGACTTGCCCGCAGCCAGAACACTCCCCCATTAAAGGTTGCTGAGTTACTCAAGGAATCAGGGGATGGTTGGGATTGCTTGAAAATTAaaagggaattagatttcccaccccctgttttagaattgccaccctagcctttttaaaaaaatgtcggGACTACCCTCCGGGACTTAAACCTCCATACCAGTCCAGAGGTTGATGTTCTGGACTAGTCCGAGAGTTAAAAGTTCGGATTCTTTAGttacagttaaaataacatgatcggtgtcgtggccgtcttggaggacttgcctaacgaattgttgggttgaaatgtttggtttgtaattgtggtggtggttgagattgtaattgatgaatatgccttttggtttggtcTTAACTTACTGCATTCTGCTGCTTGGTAAGAGTtatccaggactttaagtttcgaatctatccaggactttaagtttcggatccatccaggactttaagtttcggatcaatccaggactataagtttcagactgcttcataattaaatttaccacCCCCCTTTTTTAGATGTCCGAGAGTTGAAAAAccggattaatatgaaacttcaagattcggatctttcaaaccagatactgtcacaaagacagaaacgtgaaaatgcagtgacaataatatgggacaaacagacctcgttacaatactgaaggaaaatattcttgctaataatatggttacagacatggttacagacatggttacaacattacaaacatgaatcatattatcaatcttctgttatgtctgttaaatcaaagttggtaataacacgaggaccaatccaaacagtgtgttcagccataaatggggggtggttgaggagtttatgcaggccataatggtggtgaggtaggtgaagctatggagtaatggtgctgaaaaaggtggtagaatctgtcagaggtgtccagaagttgaagtttcatactaatccgaaggatgaagtttcgtactgatccgaaggttgaagtttcggactaaaacacggaggggcaatattggtttttccccacttttaaatggggtgggaaatctaaaacaggggtgggaaatctaattcccaaaTTAAAACTATGTTTGAACCTCCCGTTGCAGTCAAGATCCTACAAACGCCGGTGGGGCTAAGAGGAGTTGAAGATAGCTTAATTTGGCCTCATACCAACTCGGGAGAGTATACCATTAAAACAGGGTACCATGTTGCAAGATCATTCTGCCAGGAAAGTATTCTTAATCCATCTTCCTCTCTGGTGATTCCTAATGAATTATGGGGGTTCATATGGGGGTGCGATACTCCACAGAAGGTGAAAACCTTCCTCTGAAAAATCTGTAGCAACGCTGTTGCTGTGTTAGCTAATCTTCACAGGAGGAATATGACGAGGGAGAGTACTTGCCCAATATGTAATATGGAGGATGAGACAATTGAGCATGCACTGCTATTTTGCCCTTGGACTTGTGCGGCTTGGTTCGGTTCTCCTCTCCAATGGATTATTAATAGAGTGGGATTTCAGAGGATGGATCTTTGGATCCTACAACAATTCAATTTCCTAAATTCAGTCTCAACCCACGCTGAGGAGGACTTTGCCATCTTTAGCCTCACTCTTTGGGCTATTTGGAAGGGGAGAAACAGGGTTATTTTCCAACATGAAGCGCCAAACACTGAAGCTACTATTAGACAACTGTCACTCTTGATCCATAATTTATCAAATACTAAGCCAGTGATTATTAAAGAAAGAATGAGTTCAGATCGCTCTACCTTCAATGATCGTCCGTGGAGACCCCCTTTACCTAGGATGCTTAAATTGAATGTTGATGCAAGCTGGAAAGCCTCTTCCCCTTTGTGTTCTATTGGCATCGCTGTGAGAGATGAAGCTGGGCTTCTCGTTGCTGGATCAGCTTCCAAAGCTTTTTCTCATTCAGCCCTGATGGCAGAAGCTTTAGCATTTAGGGAAGCAATTATTCTAGCTCATAACATGGGATGGTCAGAAATTGAAGTGGAATCAGATTGCTTACCTTTGGTTGAGGCATGCAGGGATGGAAAGGGACAAGGTGAAATCCACAGCATAGTTGCAGATATTCTTAACCTGAGAAGACATTTCCAATGGTGTGGTTTTTCGTGGATTCCTAGGAACAGCAACAAGGTTGCCCATGAAATTGCTAAGCTGAACTACCTTAATGATCTGGGGCCCTACTGGCTTTTTTCTCTTCATCCAGCAGTGAAATCTGCAGTAATACATGATGCAAGGTTAATCCCTCCAAGAGTCCCAATCTGATCTAGTTTCAGCAATTTTTCTAGTGTTTCATCCCTGTGGCTGAATGCGGTACTGGGCCTTCAATTGTTGTGCTTTGATCCCCCTTCTCTCTTATGTGATTTCAGAGATGAAGATGAGTGTTTGGAGCTGTTCTACTTGCACTGACAGATTCCCTTAGCCTGTTGTCTAACTCTTTTTTCTTGGCAACTGAAACTATCTTTATTCAATTGCCTTCATTGTGGTCCTTATTGGTAGTTTGAATGGTGGCCACCTACCCAAGTATTGTCACATGGCGGGTCCctcttttctgttttttatGCCTTTAGTCTCATGGCTGGTTAAGTGCTTTTTTTCTATTGTCTACTGATGACCCTTAATGTACTAGTTGCTTTTTCCCATTCCAAACGCTTTGTTTTTTCACTTGCTGGTACCAGCTAGCAGACCCGTGGCTTTGTATTGTTTGTTTAGGCTTTTGTGGGTTTCTGTAGAAAAGGCTGATTTGTACTTGGCTTCTAAGCCTTTGGGTTTGGCCCTTTATCAATGAATCATCAAtctttgacccaaaaaaaaaaaaagaagaagaagctcatttactaaagaaaaaaaaaacataagctCATGATTCATGAACACATTGTTTTAGTCTCTcacttttgaattttaaataggAATCTAATTACGtccatataaaaaaatttaatcccCATTTTGCCATCCATAGTGCAAAGTGATTTTTCTAATCTTTGACAAATATAAACTTGTT from Lotus japonicus ecotype B-129 chromosome 2, LjGifu_v1.2 includes:
- the LOC130741044 gene encoding VAN3-binding protein-like translates to MEGSLFPPWKNESWHGLESEEGVEEHEQLKMVPSLPAIPEPPTPLEPMEFLSRSWSLSASEISKALSEKQHKQTLLHKSPPHTLAEAISKPQLALGNITPSSNCRRIGTIGKWLHHKHRTNTTNITIKKKEKARLENARVHSAISIAGLASALASVAVVKDPSSDSHTKLDLAMASATKLLASYCVEMAELAGADHDRLASTVKSAVDIQTPGDLMTLTAAAATALRGEAALRARLPKEAKKIASISPYDRAIAAETHLLPAFDGEKLERHPPCVGDLLQLTEKGALRWKHVTVYINKKSQVKLKIKSKHVGGAFSKKNKCVVYGVCDEDTAWPYRKEREASGDLYFGIKTAQGLLEFKCESELHKQKWVEGIEFLLGRVNSFEATERSLLFLNISTST
- the LOC130737292 gene encoding uncharacterized protein LOC130737292; its protein translation is MEIWADPGKYLGLPAIWGRNRTASLMWIKDKILGKMESWKGSLLNQAGKEVLVKSVIQAIPTFAMAIVKFPKTFTSSLNAAVAKFWWKSQGKERGVHWRSWQHISRSKKEGGLGFRDFHYQNLAYLAKQAWRFEHSPNALWVTVLKAIYCPNGNFLEEKKGRNQSWMWTSLLEGRDLLNSGGRWAIGTGEKINVWEDSWIWTGERLARSQNTPPLKVAELLKESGDVKILQTPVGLRGVEDSLIWPHTNSGEYTIKTGYHVARSFCQESILNPSSSLVIPNELWGFIWGRNMTRESTCPICNMEDETIEHALLFCPWTCAAWFGSPLQWIINRVGFQRMDLWILQQFNFLNSVSTHAEEDFAIFSLTLWAIWKGRNRVIFQHEAPNTEATIRQLSLLIHNLSNTKPVIIKERMSSDRSTFNDRPWRPPLPRMLKLNVDASWKASSPLCSIGIAVRDEAGLLVAGSASKAFSHSALMAEALAFREAIILAHNMGWSEIEVESDCLPLVEACRDGKGQGEIHSIVADILNLRRHFQWCGFSWIPRNSNKVAHEIAKLNYLNDLGPYWLFSLHPAVKSAVIHDARLIPPRVPI